The Amycolatopsis sp. 195334CR genome window below encodes:
- a CDS encoding carboxylesterase family protein, producing MERTFETASGPIIGRVEDGVVRVLGVPYATANRFELPEPVPPFSEPFQAFDRAPAPPQHRSELLIRLIGDDDLGDGEDCQRLSITAPADLAEGERLPVLVWIHGGSYVTGAGDLTVYDPRSLVGEQRVVVVTVTYRLGVLGFFGDGERVPANLGLLDQLAALRWIRDNILAFGGDPESVTLFGQSAGGDAIAHLMISEGAEGLFRRAIIQSAPLGITSGRAAMTTAMLAAVGDLPPDAPVSDVLAAQRVAEKAAKRFGLPGGMPFGVQYGLPPVPAESTRDEAWRKAAPRIDVLIGCTAEEAALFAGAIPLVERLFRVPLLGAAARSLTTPLSRKIYDTPAAAFARRHRDAGGQAVRYRMTWRPSGSPFGAAHITDLPLILGTRQAWEGARLLGNASWSEVDRRGRAVRAVWAGFARTGQVSAAGAAAARDSLAFPRSESTIECDAGHANGDGPTAQLPS from the coding sequence GTGGAGCGGACATTCGAGACTGCGTCGGGGCCGATCATCGGGCGGGTCGAGGACGGGGTGGTGCGCGTGCTCGGGGTGCCGTACGCGACCGCGAACCGGTTCGAGCTGCCCGAGCCGGTGCCGCCGTTCAGCGAGCCCTTCCAGGCCTTCGACCGGGCGCCCGCACCACCGCAACACCGATCCGAGCTGCTGATCCGCCTGATCGGCGACGACGACCTCGGGGACGGTGAGGACTGCCAGCGCCTGTCGATCACCGCGCCCGCGGACCTCGCCGAGGGGGAACGCCTGCCGGTGCTGGTGTGGATCCACGGCGGCTCGTACGTCACCGGGGCGGGTGACCTCACCGTGTACGACCCGCGGTCGCTGGTGGGGGAGCAGCGGGTGGTGGTCGTGACGGTGACCTACCGGCTGGGCGTGCTCGGTTTCTTCGGCGACGGTGAGCGCGTGCCCGCGAACCTCGGGTTGCTGGACCAGCTCGCGGCGTTGCGCTGGATCAGGGACAACATTCTCGCGTTCGGTGGTGACCCGGAATCGGTGACGTTGTTCGGCCAGTCCGCCGGTGGTGACGCGATCGCGCACCTGATGATCAGCGAGGGGGCGGAAGGCCTGTTCCGGCGGGCGATCATCCAGAGCGCGCCGCTGGGCATCACCTCGGGCCGGGCCGCGATGACCACGGCGATGCTCGCGGCGGTGGGCGACCTGCCGCCGGACGCGCCGGTCAGCGACGTGCTGGCGGCGCAACGCGTGGCGGAGAAGGCGGCCAAGCGCTTCGGGCTGCCCGGTGGCATGCCGTTCGGGGTGCAGTACGGCCTGCCGCCGGTGCCCGCGGAGTCCACACGGGACGAAGCGTGGCGGAAGGCCGCGCCCCGGATCGACGTGCTCATCGGCTGCACGGCCGAGGAAGCCGCCTTGTTCGCCGGTGCGATCCCGTTGGTGGAAAGGCTTTTCCGGGTTCCTCTGCTGGGCGCGGCCGCTCGGTCGCTGACCACGCCGCTGAGCCGGAAGATCTACGACACCCCCGCCGCGGCTTTCGCACGCAGGCACCGGGACGCGGGCGGGCAGGCCGTGCGGTACCGGATGACGTGGCGGCCTTCGGGAAGTCCGTTCGGGGCCGCGCACATCACGGACCTGCCGCTGATCCTGGGTACGCGGCAGGCCTGGGAAGGCGCCCGGTTGCTGGGGAACGCCTCCTGGTCCGAAGTGGACCGACGAGGCCGTGCGGTCCGCGCCGTCTGGGCCGGTTTCGCGCGCACCGGCCAGGTTTCTGCTGCCGGGGCGGCAGCCGCCAGGGACAGCCTGGCCTTTCCTCGTTCTGAATCCACGATAGAGTGTGACGCAGGTCACGCGAATGGCGACGGTCCCACGGCCCAATTACCGTCGTGA
- a CDS encoding RNA polymerase sigma factor encodes MTEPAAAGQGVPDEDRPDLGGADVVRTFGLLYDRHARGLHRYLTRRAGAVADDLVAETFLVALQTRHNYAPDRGTARSWLYGIATNLLRGHVREQTRTLRLAARMVGEARQNAESPDARVPDSVDAEEQTRRLAGALARIDPGNRDALLLTTWAEMDANEVAETLAIPVGTVRSRLHRARRQLRAELARKDRGR; translated from the coding sequence ATGACCGAACCTGCCGCCGCGGGCCAGGGCGTCCCGGACGAGGACCGGCCCGATCTGGGCGGCGCCGACGTAGTCCGCACCTTCGGCCTGCTCTACGACCGCCACGCCAGAGGGCTGCACCGCTACCTGACCAGAAGAGCCGGGGCGGTCGCGGACGACCTCGTCGCCGAGACCTTTCTGGTGGCGCTCCAGACCAGGCACAACTACGCCCCCGATCGGGGGACGGCGCGCTCCTGGCTCTACGGCATCGCCACCAACCTGCTCCGCGGCCACGTCCGCGAGCAGACGCGCACCCTGCGCCTGGCCGCCCGGATGGTGGGTGAAGCCCGCCAGAACGCCGAGTCGCCCGACGCGCGGGTGCCGGATTCGGTCGACGCCGAGGAACAGACCAGACGGCTGGCCGGCGCGCTCGCCCGGATCGACCCGGGCAACCGCGACGCGCTGCTGCTCACCACCTGGGCGGAAATGGACGCGAACGAGGTGGCCGAAACCCTGGCCATCCCGGTCGGCACCGTCCGCTCCCGCCTCCACCGGGCGCGCCGCCAGTTGCGCGCCGAACTGGCCAGAAAGGACCGAGGACGATGA
- a CDS encoding CU044_5270 family protein yields MNDTEIDDLLRQVRADVRTDEDVLARGRAKVLAAAADVEGVPVLKARTVESPKKKRSMWLAAAAAAVVVAGAVGTQLLPGDEAEIDVASAAILDRAAQAPGTDVPLAPGQFRYVETHAWNVNRSPEKDLTYRVESVTREWVPADERQEWLLRKEYTGNREFLSGDERDAAPENTTAEEDMRAPCGEYGTPTGGPGCEGTWQHPTAEWMAGLPRDPAKLGELLRADLPDNDRGEVRVFDYASDLLRTGRVPADLRSALYRVLATVPGIKQVDNAATLDGRVGTALGIEDDDSRHDIVIDPVTGQFIGERDVLVEDNDAGMKAGTVLKSSSVSTGTADEIGVVPAK; encoded by the coding sequence ATGAACGACACCGAAATCGACGACCTGCTGCGCCAGGTGCGCGCGGACGTGCGCACCGACGAAGACGTACTCGCTCGAGGCCGCGCGAAGGTGCTCGCCGCCGCGGCCGATGTGGAAGGGGTTCCCGTGCTGAAGGCCCGGACTGTCGAATCACCGAAGAAGAAGCGCTCGATGTGGCTCGCCGCGGCGGCCGCCGCCGTGGTGGTCGCGGGTGCGGTCGGCACCCAGTTGCTGCCGGGGGATGAGGCGGAGATCGACGTGGCCAGCGCCGCGATCCTGGACCGCGCCGCGCAGGCGCCGGGTACCGACGTGCCGCTCGCGCCCGGTCAGTTCCGCTACGTCGAGACCCACGCCTGGAACGTGAACCGGTCGCCGGAGAAGGACCTCACCTATCGCGTGGAGTCGGTGACCCGCGAGTGGGTGCCTGCCGACGAACGCCAGGAATGGTTGCTCCGCAAGGAATACACCGGCAACCGCGAATTCCTCTCCGGTGACGAACGCGATGCCGCACCGGAGAACACCACGGCCGAGGAGGACATGCGGGCGCCGTGCGGTGAATACGGCACCCCCACCGGGGGACCCGGGTGCGAAGGCACCTGGCAGCACCCGACCGCGGAATGGATGGCGGGCCTGCCACGCGATCCGGCGAAGCTCGGTGAGCTGCTCCGCGCGGACCTGCCGGACAACGACCGGGGCGAGGTCCGGGTCTTCGACTACGCGAGCGACCTCCTGCGCACCGGCCGCGTTCCCGCCGACCTGCGTTCGGCGCTGTATCGGGTGCTGGCCACCGTGCCCGGCATCAAGCAGGTGGACAACGCGGCCACTTTGGACGGTCGGGTCGGCACGGCGCTCGGCATCGAGGACGACGATTCACGCCACGACATCGTCATCGACCCGGTGACCGGCCAGTTCATCGGTGAGCGGGACGTGCTCGTCGAGGACAACGACGCCGGGATGAAGGCGGGAACGGTGCTCAAGTCGAGCTCGGTGAGCACCGGTACGGCCGACGAGATCGGCGTGGTACCGGCGAAATAA
- a CDS encoding DUF4232 domain-containing protein: protein MSQAVVKRVLAGSVVTAGVLALGITGASAAVAVPPEEGEAPACAVDQLKLGAGEPVPAGAQHRITLSLKNISDRTCSVDGLPAVDLTGPADPVFGDTYRLAPGARPGGFAVLVPGQGEEVAEVTVLGGGSWTPKAIEATPPGQDAPLLLEWPGLPVLRQDGATHPGSFVQGIG from the coding sequence ATGTCTCAGGCAGTTGTCAAGCGCGTGCTGGCCGGGAGCGTTGTCACCGCGGGGGTGCTCGCGCTGGGGATCACCGGGGCGTCGGCCGCCGTCGCCGTTCCGCCCGAGGAGGGCGAAGCGCCGGCGTGCGCGGTCGACCAGCTCAAGCTCGGTGCGGGCGAACCGGTTCCGGCCGGGGCACAGCACAGGATCACGTTGAGCCTCAAGAACATCTCCGACCGCACGTGCAGTGTGGACGGTCTGCCCGCGGTCGACCTGACCGGTCCGGCCGACCCGGTCTTCGGTGACACCTACCGCCTCGCGCCGGGGGCGCGGCCGGGCGGGTTCGCGGTTCTGGTGCCGGGTCAGGGGGAAGAGGTCGCCGAGGTGACCGTGCTCGGCGGCGGCTCCTGGACGCCCAAGGCCATCGAGGCCACACCGCCGGGGCAGGACGCGCCGCTGCTCCTCGAATGGCCGGGGCTGCCGGTGCTGCGCCAGGACGGGGCCACCCACCCGGGTTCCTTCGTGCAGGGCATCGGCTGA
- a CDS encoding serine protease yields the protein MKNPTLGAVALAAGVLVATSAPAAAATGADVVTKIETEDRAAALAYWTPERLAATDPENEAPAETIGTVRPGPVPAGLGKLYFTLVPGGDGSCSATAVPSASKDVVLTAGHCVNAGLTPQDEPIQVTNVVFVPSYEDGSGPHGVFAARAFAWPDTYQGPMSGTDDVAVLALDPVDGKHVADTTGTQEVTFERPESPAPTDILGYPVSRLAHGQKVQQCDVTAEYAPDSVVDKWISPCDLAGGSSGGPWLTGFDDATGLGTIYGVTSSRVR from the coding sequence GTGAAGAACCCGACCCTGGGCGCGGTCGCGCTGGCCGCCGGTGTGCTCGTCGCGACGAGTGCGCCGGCGGCCGCCGCCACCGGCGCGGACGTGGTGACCAAGATCGAGACCGAGGACCGCGCTGCGGCGCTGGCGTACTGGACGCCGGAACGCCTGGCCGCCACCGACCCGGAGAACGAAGCGCCCGCCGAGACCATCGGCACGGTGCGTCCCGGCCCGGTGCCCGCCGGGCTCGGCAAGCTGTACTTCACGCTCGTGCCGGGCGGGGACGGATCCTGTTCCGCGACCGCGGTGCCGAGCGCGAGCAAGGACGTCGTGCTCACCGCCGGGCACTGCGTCAACGCCGGGCTGACGCCGCAGGACGAGCCGATCCAGGTGACCAACGTGGTCTTCGTACCGTCCTATGAGGACGGTTCCGGCCCGCACGGGGTGTTCGCGGCACGGGCGTTCGCCTGGCCGGACACGTACCAGGGGCCGATGAGCGGAACCGACGACGTGGCCGTGCTGGCCCTCGACCCGGTCGATGGCAAGCACGTCGCCGACACCACGGGCACGCAGGAGGTCACCTTCGAGCGGCCGGAATCCCCCGCGCCCACGGACATCCTGGGCTACCCGGTGTCCCGGCTCGCGCACGGCCAGAAAGTCCAGCAGTGCGACGTGACGGCCGAGTACGCGCCGGATTCCGTGGTGGACAAGTGGATCTCGCCGTGCGATCTGGCCGGCGGGTCCAGCGGCGGCCCGTGGCTGACCGGCTTCGACGACGCCACCGGACTGGGCACCATCTACGGCGTGACCAGCTCGCGAGTTCGGTGA
- a CDS encoding DUF3558 family protein encodes MLSLRTLVIPMLALAFLAACTVEGPGNSVTVPAEPPAAESTGSSPSPRDIFAGVQVCEVLDGAVAGQGFPPGKFSDIGSDNGCRVEKTGISLGMSLDDKQGIDDFKVDPSKRFSGEVNGRRAFQVKEPLGEVGDCQVAVDMGANARFIITVALGSNRPTDEACAQATKTAQVVEPELPKG; translated from the coding sequence GTGCTGTCTTTGCGCACCTTGGTGATCCCGATGTTGGCGCTGGCCTTTCTGGCTGCCTGCACGGTGGAGGGGCCGGGAAATTCGGTCACCGTTCCGGCGGAGCCGCCGGCGGCGGAATCAACCGGGTCGAGTCCTTCGCCGCGTGACATTTTCGCCGGCGTTCAGGTGTGTGAGGTGCTTGACGGTGCCGTTGCGGGACAGGGTTTCCCGCCGGGAAAATTCTCTGATATCGGTAGCGACAACGGTTGCCGGGTCGAGAAGACCGGAATTTCTTTGGGTATGAGCCTGGATGACAAGCAAGGCATAGACGACTTCAAGGTGGACCCGTCGAAGAGGTTCAGCGGAGAAGTGAACGGACGGCGGGCATTCCAGGTCAAGGAGCCCCTTGGCGAGGTCGGGGACTGTCAGGTCGCCGTTGACATGGGCGCCAATGCCCGCTTCATTATCACCGTGGCGCTGGGGTCGAACCGGCCAACGGACGAAGCCTGCGCGCAGGCGACGAAGACCGCCCAAGTAGTCGAGCCGGAACTGCCGAAAGGGTAA
- a CDS encoding DUF1206 domain-containing protein, which yields MEKEAHEVARSAPFQLAARLGLVAYGVVHLLVAWLAVQVALGAGGKADKTGALQSISGGAWGSALLWLIAAGLAVTTLWQLFSAVTGSWRGGAERWLRAMNLGEAVLFGYLAYSAGKLAAGKPASSTDSAQLGLIGYLLSQSWGKPVVVALGVGIVVAAAFIARHGLTKRFSREHDLSKASRGVRTVVLRLGQVGYSALGTVYGVAGVLVVIAALRSRPEQATGLDVALKHLAGQPYGSILLVAIALGLAAFALFTLFDARYRRAT from the coding sequence GTGGAAAAAGAAGCCCATGAGGTCGCCAGGAGTGCGCCGTTCCAGCTCGCCGCCCGGCTGGGCCTGGTGGCCTACGGCGTGGTGCACCTGCTCGTCGCCTGGCTGGCCGTGCAGGTCGCGCTCGGTGCGGGCGGCAAGGCGGACAAAACCGGGGCGCTGCAGTCGATTTCCGGCGGGGCCTGGGGTTCGGCGTTGTTGTGGCTGATCGCGGCCGGGCTGGCGGTGACCACGCTGTGGCAGCTGTTCTCGGCGGTCACCGGCAGCTGGCGCGGCGGCGCGGAACGCTGGCTCCGCGCGATGAACCTCGGTGAAGCGGTCCTGTTCGGCTATCTGGCCTACAGCGCGGGCAAGCTCGCGGCCGGGAAGCCCGCGTCGTCGACCGACAGCGCGCAGCTCGGGCTGATCGGTTACCTGCTGAGCCAGTCGTGGGGCAAGCCGGTGGTGGTGGCGCTCGGGGTCGGGATCGTCGTCGCCGCGGCGTTCATCGCACGTCACGGCCTGACCAAGCGGTTCAGCCGGGAGCACGACCTGAGCAAGGCGAGCCGGGGCGTGCGGACGGTCGTGCTGCGGCTGGGGCAGGTGGGCTACAGCGCGCTGGGCACGGTGTACGGCGTCGCGGGCGTGCTGGTGGTGATCGCCGCACTGCGGAGCAGGCCGGAACAGGCGACCGGGCTGGACGTGGCGCTGAAGCACCTCGCCGGGCAGCCGTACGGCTCGATCCTGCTGGTCGCCATCGCGCTGGGACTGGCGGCCTTCGCCCTGTTCACCCTGTTCGACGCCCGCTACCGCCGCGCCACCTAG
- a CDS encoding MarR family winged helix-turn-helix transcriptional regulator — translation MALDPNDPVDAIALAWTVERPGTQVDSIGVVTRIWHAAKLLGEDRTRTLAAAGADAAILDLLSVLRRSGPPYRLTTRELTELTLVSAGAISQRVARAERDGLVTRTTRADGSRKVDVALTPAGHAMVERLVDRVLGREAELVSALSAAQQAQLAELLRQLLAGLHAELGDQRLGQVGD, via the coding sequence GTGGCACTCGACCCGAACGACCCCGTCGACGCGATCGCGCTGGCCTGGACCGTGGAGCGGCCGGGCACCCAGGTGGACTCCATCGGCGTGGTCACCCGGATCTGGCACGCGGCGAAGCTGCTCGGCGAGGACCGCACGCGCACACTGGCCGCGGCGGGCGCCGACGCCGCGATCCTCGACCTGCTCTCGGTGCTGCGCCGCAGCGGGCCGCCGTACCGCCTGACCACCAGGGAACTCACCGAGCTGACGCTCGTCTCGGCGGGTGCGATCTCGCAGCGCGTGGCCCGCGCCGAACGCGACGGCCTGGTCACCCGCACCACGCGCGCCGACGGCTCCCGCAAGGTCGACGTCGCCCTCACCCCGGCGGGGCACGCCATGGTCGAGCGGCTGGTCGACCGCGTCCTCGGCCGCGAGGCGGAACTGGTGTCGGCGCTGTCCGCGGCGCAGCAGGCCCAGCTCGCGGAGCTCCTGCGCCAGTTGCTGGCCGGCCTCCACGCCGAACTCGGCGACCAGCGGCTCGGGCAGGTGGGTGACTAG
- a CDS encoding SDR family NAD(P)-dependent oxidoreductase, protein MSRTIVVTGGGTGIGRAIAAGFAKAGDDVVITGRRQEVLDRTAAELGVRAACFDAADPAQVERFAATLGELDVLVNNAGGNTDFDRAAPGTLAAVAENWRANLDANVVTAVLVTTACLEKLRPGGSIITIGSIAADKGAGSYGAAKAAIASWNIDLARTVGPRGLTANVVAPGYIADTEFFRDKLTDERRSSLIDAAMTRRAGAPDDVAETVAFLASSGARQLTGQVLNVNGGEWATR, encoded by the coding sequence GTGAGCAGGACCATCGTGGTGACCGGCGGCGGCACCGGGATCGGCAGGGCGATCGCGGCCGGGTTCGCGAAAGCCGGGGACGACGTCGTCATCACCGGACGGCGGCAGGAGGTGCTGGACCGCACGGCCGCCGAACTCGGCGTGCGGGCCGCGTGCTTCGACGCGGCCGACCCGGCGCAGGTGGAGCGGTTCGCCGCCACGCTCGGTGAACTCGACGTGCTGGTCAACAACGCCGGCGGCAACACCGACTTCGACCGCGCGGCGCCGGGCACGCTCGCCGCGGTCGCCGAGAACTGGCGGGCGAACCTCGACGCGAACGTGGTGACCGCGGTCCTGGTGACCACCGCCTGCCTGGAGAAACTGCGGCCCGGCGGGTCGATCATCACGATCGGCTCGATCGCCGCGGACAAGGGCGCCGGTTCCTACGGCGCCGCGAAGGCCGCGATCGCCTCCTGGAACATCGACCTGGCCAGGACGGTCGGCCCGCGCGGGCTGACCGCCAACGTGGTCGCGCCCGGCTACATCGCGGACACCGAGTTCTTCCGCGACAAGCTGACCGACGAACGCCGGTCGTCGCTGATCGACGCCGCGATGACCCGGCGCGCCGGTGCTCCCGACGACGTCGCCGAAACCGTCGCCTTCCTGGCCTCCAGCGGCGCCCGGCAGCTCACCGGCCAGGTGCTCAACGTCAACGGCGGGGAGTGGGCGACGCGCTGA
- a CDS encoding YafY family protein: protein MTHQDMSTRLLRLLSLLQSRPEWPGGDLAARLGVTTRTVRRDVERLRQLDYVVEATTGTAGGYRLGAGQKMPLLQLDDDEAIAVATGLVTRAGGSITDLDSSSVRALAKVKRMLPARLRPRLAALAEASSPHAPPGADPLVLAALASWCADRETVTFTYRNRAGQPSERRVEPHSLVTVERRWYLLGFDVHREDWRVFRADRIGEPASTRHRFTPRELPAKSAADYVMNSLSTALYRYTARMRVPLPAKTVRAKLFSPLPGGIQDDGPESCTVLLSTDSAEVITQYIAAVGALAPGFELETGPEIRERLRVLGRALSASPTPRR, encoded by the coding sequence ATGACGCACCAGGACATGTCCACGCGGTTGCTCCGGTTGCTGTCGCTGCTCCAGAGCCGTCCCGAATGGCCGGGCGGCGACCTCGCGGCACGGCTCGGCGTGACCACCCGGACCGTGCGCCGGGACGTCGAACGCCTGCGGCAGCTCGACTACGTGGTGGAAGCGACCACCGGCACCGCGGGCGGCTACCGCCTGGGCGCCGGGCAGAAGATGCCGCTGCTGCAACTCGACGACGACGAGGCGATCGCCGTGGCCACCGGGCTGGTGACGCGGGCGGGCGGCAGCATCACCGACCTCGACAGCAGTTCGGTGCGGGCGCTGGCCAAGGTCAAGCGCATGCTCCCGGCGCGCCTGCGGCCACGACTGGCCGCCCTCGCCGAGGCGAGCTCACCGCACGCACCGCCCGGAGCCGATCCGCTCGTCCTCGCCGCCCTCGCTTCCTGGTGCGCGGACAGGGAAACGGTCACCTTCACCTACCGCAACCGCGCCGGACAGCCGAGCGAACGCCGGGTCGAGCCGCACAGCCTGGTCACCGTGGAACGCCGCTGGTACCTGCTCGGTTTCGACGTGCACCGCGAGGACTGGCGCGTCTTCCGCGCCGATCGGATCGGCGAGCCCGCGTCCACGCGCCACCGGTTCACCCCTCGCGAACTCCCCGCGAAGAGCGCGGCCGATTACGTAATGAATTCGCTGTCGACCGCGCTCTACCGCTACACCGCGCGAATGCGGGTGCCGTTGCCCGCGAAAACGGTCCGCGCCAAGCTCTTCTCCCCGCTCCCCGGCGGAATCCAGGACGACGGCCCGGAAAGCTGCACCGTTCTGCTGAGCACCGACAGCGCCGAGGTCATCACCCAGTACATCGCCGCCGTCGGTGCGCTGGCCCCGGGGTTCGAACTCGAAACCGGCCCCGAGATCCGCGAGCGCCTGCGGGTACTGGGACGGGCGCTCAGCGCGTCGCCCACTCCCCGCCGTTGA
- a CDS encoding FAD-binding oxidoreductase, producing MIENNHEVPGYQLLAAHRPAVVVDASTSEDIRDAVRLAVAKGEPVAVQATGHGLTRPLDGAGVLITTGGMAAVEVNAAAGTAWVEAGARWRDVIDAAAPYGLAPLSGSLPGVGAVSYTLGGGVGVLARRYGFAADHVRRIDLVTADGELREVTAESDPDLFWALRGGGGNFGVVTGMEIELVPVARLHGGTLTFDVRPELLETWYRWTAGLPEEMTSAVAVLAFPGHHVAKVQIAHLGSGKDGDELLEPLRALGPLADEVREIPFARSEVVFGEPDQPHAYRGDNLLLADVEPAKLPALADRTAAMCVVGLRHLGGALSRPAGIPNAVGHRDAGYLLGVLSPTSPEEVPAVRARHDALLEPWSAQAVGRSLNFLFDDVDPGKVESAFAPADYRKLAALKAELDPDALFRANFPIPPG from the coding sequence ATGATCGAGAACAACCACGAAGTGCCCGGTTACCAGCTGCTGGCGGCGCACCGGCCCGCGGTGGTCGTCGACGCGTCCACCAGCGAAGACATCCGCGACGCGGTGCGGCTGGCGGTGGCCAAGGGCGAGCCGGTCGCCGTGCAGGCCACCGGCCACGGGCTCACCCGGCCGCTCGACGGCGCCGGCGTGCTGATCACCACCGGGGGCATGGCGGCGGTCGAGGTGAACGCCGCGGCGGGCACGGCCTGGGTCGAGGCGGGCGCGCGGTGGCGGGACGTCATCGACGCGGCGGCGCCGTACGGGCTGGCGCCGCTGTCGGGCAGCCTGCCGGGCGTCGGCGCGGTGTCCTACACGCTGGGCGGCGGGGTCGGCGTGCTGGCCCGGCGGTACGGCTTCGCCGCCGACCACGTGCGCCGCATCGACCTGGTCACCGCGGACGGTGAACTCCGCGAGGTGACCGCCGAAAGCGACCCGGACCTGTTCTGGGCCCTGCGCGGCGGTGGCGGCAATTTCGGCGTGGTCACCGGGATGGAGATCGAACTGGTGCCGGTAGCGCGTCTCCACGGCGGCACGCTCACCTTCGACGTGAGGCCGGAGCTGCTGGAGACCTGGTACCGGTGGACGGCCGGGCTGCCCGAGGAGATGACCTCGGCGGTGGCGGTGCTCGCCTTCCCCGGTCACCACGTCGCCAAGGTTCAGATCGCCCACCTCGGGTCCGGAAAGGACGGTGACGAACTGCTGGAACCGTTGCGCGCACTGGGGCCGCTGGCCGACGAGGTGCGGGAGATCCCGTTCGCCCGGTCCGAAGTGGTCTTCGGCGAACCGGACCAGCCGCACGCCTACCGGGGTGACAACCTCCTGCTGGCCGACGTCGAGCCGGCCAAACTGCCCGCGCTGGCCGACCGCACTGCGGCGATGTGCGTGGTGGGCCTGCGGCACCTGGGTGGCGCGCTGTCGCGGCCCGCCGGGATCCCGAACGCCGTCGGTCACCGCGACGCCGGGTACCTGCTCGGCGTGCTTTCACCGACCAGCCCCGAGGAGGTGCCCGCGGTGCGTGCCCGGCACGATGCGCTGCTGGAACCGTGGTCGGCGCAGGCGGTCGGGCGCTCGCTGAACTTCCTCTTCGACGACGTCGATCCCGGGAAGGTCGAGTCCGCGTTCGCCCCGGCGGACTACCGGAAGCTGGCCGCGCTCAAGGCCGAACTCGACCCGGATGCGTTGTTCCGCGCGAACTTCCCGATCCCGCCGGGGTGA
- a CDS encoding response regulator transcription factor — protein MTTRVLLADDQEMIRTAFRMILAAQPDIEVVAAVADGRAAVDEARRLRPDVCLLDIRMPGLDGLEATRLLAGAGVRDPLNVLIATTFDLDEYVYRALRNGACGFLLKDMSPALLVEAVRAAATGASMVSPSVTVRLLSHLAPRRTPDAAPEPEPVEALTEREEAVVRLVARGHTNDEVAGRLHVSQATVKTHLSNVQRKLDARNRVEVAAWAWRTGLCTAD, from the coding sequence ATGACCACCAGGGTGCTGCTCGCCGACGACCAGGAAATGATCCGCACGGCCTTCCGGATGATCCTGGCCGCCCAGCCGGACATCGAGGTCGTCGCCGCGGTCGCCGACGGCCGCGCCGCCGTGGACGAAGCCCGGCGCCTGCGCCCGGACGTGTGCCTGCTCGACATCCGCATGCCCGGGCTGGACGGGCTGGAAGCCACCCGGCTGCTGGCCGGGGCCGGGGTGCGGGACCCGCTGAACGTGCTCATCGCCACCACCTTCGACCTCGACGAGTACGTCTACCGGGCGTTGCGCAACGGCGCGTGCGGGTTCCTGCTCAAGGACATGTCACCCGCGCTGCTGGTCGAAGCGGTGCGCGCGGCCGCGACCGGCGCTTCGATGGTGTCCCCGTCGGTGACCGTGCGGTTGCTCTCGCACCTGGCGCCCCGGCGCACTCCCGACGCCGCGCCCGAGCCGGAACCGGTGGAGGCGCTGACCGAACGCGAGGAGGCCGTGGTGCGCCTGGTCGCCCGCGGCCACACCAACGACGAAGTCGCCGGCCGCCTGCACGTCAGCCAGGCGACGGTGAAAACGCACCTGTCCAACGTGCAGCGCAAGCTCGACGCCCGCAACCGGGTCGAAGTGGCCGCCTGGGCGTGGCGCACCGGCCTGTGCACCGCCGACTGA